CGGCAGTTTATATCCAAAAGAAAGCTGTCTGAGTTTCAAAAACGAGGCATCTTCGAGATAACGGCTATTGGCATCGATGGTATAGTTGAGCCCTTCCGATGTCAGTCGGGGAACATCGGTGATGTCCCCGGGCTGCTGCCACCTGTTCAGCACATTTTGAGACACCCCACCACTGCTGGGATTACGCTCCCTGAAATAGCGGTTGAGGTTCACCGCGTAGTTGCCATATTGGAAACTAAAGTCTACACCCAGATCGAAGTTTTTATAGGTAAAGGTATTACCTATACCACCGTAAAACTTGGGATAGGCATTGCGAAACACCTTCCGCGCCGAAGTCGACAAAGAACCATCGCTCAGCTGTCCGTCAAATACCACCTTTCCGGTCTGCGGATCGACATACAACTGTTCATACAGCCAGAATGAGTTGAGCGAATAATCTTCTTTCAGAATCACCCAATCGCGGGTATACTGGGTGATTTGCGTGGGTAGTTTCTCAATTTTATTTTTATTGCCCGAGATGTTGAAGCTTGTATTCCAGGCAAAGTCTTTTGTTTTCACGTTGAGTGAATTGATCAACACTTCATAGCCTTTGTTGCTGATTTCGCCCACATTGGCCCAATACTTTGAAAAACCGGAACTGCCGACAATAGGCCGCTCGAGCAGGAGATCGGAGGTATATTTATGGTAAAGATCTACGGTAATGGACAGGCGATTTTTGAATAGCGCCACATCCAGTCCAAGATCGGCCTGTGCCGTTTTCTCCCAGCGCAGATTTTCGTTACCCAACTGGAAAGGACCTGTACTTGGCAACACCTTGCCATAGCTGTCCGCATATTTTTCATTGCCCGACCAGAGACCTCTGGCGGCGAAATTGCTGATTCCGGCCTGATTGCCCGTCAATCCATAGGAAGCCCTTACTTTCAGGTCGTTTAACCAGGTTTGATCTGCCAGAAAGGCTTCTTGACTGATCCGCCAGCCCGCCGAAAAAGCGGGGAAATACCCCCATCGGTTGTTGGCACCAAACTTGGACGAGCCATCTGCCCGCAGGGTTGCCTCTGCAAAATAACGGTCGGCATAGCTATAGCCTACCCTTCCAAAATAGGAAGCAATGGTATATTTAGTCCAGTTGTCGGCGGCAATGATATTGGCTGCCGAGGAAATCTGTTTAAAGGAATCGTTGGCAAAACCATTCCCCTCCAAATATTTGTAATCAAGTACATTGCTCTGCAAGGTATTTCCCAAAATAGCATTGAGGCTATGCTTGCCGAACGTATGCTGGTAGGTCAGGGTTTGCTCATTGATCCAGGTTGCATTTCGCGATATTCCCGACGTCG
The DNA window shown above is from Sphingobacterium thalpophilum and carries:
- a CDS encoding SusC/RagA family TonB-linked outer membrane protein, producing the protein MKIGLTNNFSRTYRNQARTGDGPQVSLFNSAVSSATSVPIFNTDGSINGTDNTYTLVDNYDVNTTSLRYIGSAFAEIDLLKELKFKSSFSADYNLYDESQYWNSKTSIGIANNNQATSGISRNATWINEQTLTYQHTFGKHSLNAILGNTLQSNVLDYKYLEGNGFANDSFKQISSAANIIAADNWTKYTIASYFGRVGYSYADRYFAEATLRADGSSKFGANNRWGYFPAFSAGWRISQEAFLADQTWLNDLKVRASYGLTGNQAGISNFAARGLWSGNEKYADSYGKVLPSTGPFQLGNENLRWEKTAQADLGLDVALFKNRLSITVDLYHKYTSDLLLERPIVGSSGFSKYWANVGEISNKGYEVLINSLNVKTKDFAWNTSFNISGNKNKIEKLPTQITQYTRDWVILKEDYSLNSFWLYEQLYVDPQTGKVVFDGQLSDGSLSTSARKVFRNAYPKFYGGIGNTFTYKNFDLGVDFSFQYGNYAVNLNRYFRERNPSSGGVSQNVLNRWQQPGDITDVPRLTSEGLNYTIDANSRYLEDASFLKLRQLSFGYKLPKELVERAKLSAARIYFVGSNLFVWSKYTGDPESNVTSNPNAQGIGTFGTPPQPRTFQLGLNVTL